GTACCTCCACATGGAATGTGGAGAAATGTCCAGAATCCCGTGTATGGTGCTCCTCCTTATGAAACCTCCGGTACACCTCAGCTAATAAATGGTGCTGTTAGCCCAGTATTCCTCCATACACCAGAGGAAAGTCCAAGGCTTGTTAGGGCAATAGACAATCAAACTATTTCTCCCCAATCCTCACCAAATGCATTGGCTTTTGATGGGAATGCTATCCCTGAGTTTTCTTCTGGTCATGGTTCGATATTGAAGTTAAATACTCTTCAAGAGAACAAGCGTGCATGTGTCGAGGAAACTGGCCATTCACCGAGGGTCCCTCTTTTTGTCAGCATTCCTGAATCAATAAATGGGAATCATGTCACCGATGTCATGGGGAAAGATAGGAGTAATATCACAGCAGAAGGTAGGGAGACCAGTAATGAGCAGGGCCAGGCTGGTTCTTGTCAAGAAAGAGATAAAGTTTTAGGCTCAAAACCTGTGGAGGTAACCAGTAGCCCAGTGGAAAATGGTGGGAGTATTGTTGGATTGGCTAACAAAGATAACTTTTCTCCTAAAGAGAAATCAGAGACGCCTGTTAACCACTTGAGGGTCCTACCTGAGTTGATTGATTCCATGAAGAGAGCAGCATTAGAAGGCGAGGAGGCAAATACTGGAGCCAAAGAGAACAAAGGTCCTGCTGATGAGAAAGTTATAGAAGAAGGAAACGACAATGAATCTGATTTGGTGGTGAGTGGTTTCCGTGCTAAAAGAGTCTTCTCTGGAGTTCTCTTTGTCCTTGTCTTTTCaatcttctgattttgctgTTCTCTGTAGAACACCCAAGGAGAGTTGGAGTTGGATTCTGATAATGACgctaatttgaaaattgagcCAACCAAGGCCGAGGAAGAAGCGATAGCCAGAGGATTGCAGGTCTTCCTTTGCTCCTCACATACATTTCAAGTGCCATTAGTCATCAGTATTTCCTCAGGTCACTGCTATTGCTAGTTGCCAAATAGTCTTCTTGCTAGGAGCTAATGGATTCCATATTTTATCAGACAATCAGAAACGAAGATCTGGAAGAAATCCGAGTCCTAGGATCGGGAACATATGGAGCAGTGTTCCATGGAAAATGGAAGGGTTCTGATGTGGCTATAAAAAGGATAAAAGCAAGCTGCTTTGCTGGAAGACCTTCAGAACGAGAACGCTTGGTAGTAACAATAATCATTCTTGCCTTTGTAAAAAGGAGGATTGCACTATGATGAGTTATAGACTACAGTCTTATAGTGCGAAATTCATCCATCAGAAAAAATGGCACCTATACCATAAGTTGTAGAGAATACAAATGCTAATGAAGCTGAAGTACCCTGGCACATTATGAATTACTTAGCTGTGAATCGAAAATCTTTGGTTATCCTAACTTGGAGTTGTTTTTGTCATGTGCTCTTTTTTCATGCTCTAGGTTGAGGctttattcattattttgaacttgttaaGGTAGctgttttaaataaaataagtcAGCGAAAGACATGTTGTGTGAGATATTTGGTGGTTTACTCTCCAAAGGTTGAAACTTAGACGAAGGCTCCCTTCGCTTTTTGCTATTGCCTAATCTTCTCTTTCTAAGGGTGCCAAAGTCTCATTTATTGCGAAATCACTGGTCTTCAGTAGGCTAGTTCCACACTCATATTGAAGAATTTGTGTGAAAGAGAGGACAGGGAAAGAATTCGAACGAAAAGTAGAAGTTCCACAACTAGAGTCTTCACTCTTTTTGAGGTTGAAACTTGTGCCATAGATTGGTAAATTGTGAATCACTCTTGTAGATATCTGATTTTTGGAGGGAGGCCTTGATATTAAGTTCCTTGCACCATCCAAATGTGGTTTCCTTCTACGGTATAGTACGAGATGGTCCAGACGGATCTTTGGCGACTGTGACAGAGTTTATGGTCAATGGATCTCTGAAGCAATTTTTGCAGAAGAAAGACAGGTAAGTTTTGGAGTGATGGTTGAGGCTTTCACTAGCAATCATTTGAATTCTgatatttcagatcaaaatgtACTTTGCTCATTTTCCGCTCCTATAGCAAATCTGACTGCTGTTTATATGATGTTACAGAACTATTGATCGTCGCAAAAGACTTATCATAGCTATGGATGCAGCATTTGGGATGGAGTATTTGCATGGAAAGAACATTGTAcattttgatttgaaatgtgAAAATCTTCTGGTAAACATGAGAGATCCTCAAAGGCCTATCTGCAAGGTATGAAGACTTCTACAATGACTCCCTGAAAACTCCATGCTACTTGTACCAAGTTGTCACACCTATTAGTCTGATTGTCTTCTTTGGAAGAGTATGGtccaatttttttggtgttttatgGGATCATCGCATCATTTTTACCTTGAAAATCCAATGAGAATTTTAACTTTCATCGGGCTACTTCTTCCATGTGTGATTGTTCTCCAGATTGGTGATTTGGGGTTGTCAAAGGTAAAGCAACACACATTGGTATCGGGAGGTGTTCGTGGCACATTACCCTGGATGGCACCTGAGCTTCTCAGTGGGAAAAGTAATATGGTAACTGAGAAGGTAATTTCTTTTATGGAGATATTTTTGAAGCTGGAAGAATATTTGACCTTTTATATCTCCATGATTAATTGTAGGAATTGTTATTCCTGTCTTGTAGATTGATGTTTACTCCTTTGGGATTGTTATGTGGGAATTGCTTACTGGGGAAGAACCTTATTCAGATATGCACTGTGCCTCTATTATTGGTAAGTTATATGAATTTTCCTAGTGAATATGCTACCAGGAAGATGGTTTTTGGAGGATATTCTTCGTTTAGTTTCTGTAATGTTATACCCCATCTGTAATGTCGAAACAGATTTCTTTAATGGAAATGGTTTTCCTTGACTTCATGATTTAGGCAAATTTAAACTGTGATTATTGTTTGTTTGGATACAAATTGGTTTATTTATGCGCATGATTAGCTCCACAACGAGAGTCCAAGATGCTGGGTAGACAGAAATTACTTTTAATAGAGTGAGCAAGAAATGTTTCTCTGTGGTGATTTGTTGTTTGGGGAGGTGTGTTGTGTGAGTAGTTATATGCCATCGACAGAAAACCAGCTCAGATGGTACAATTCTTGTTTTAGCAGGCAAATTGTTCTCATTCTATGTGTAATAAAGCGGTTCTTGTTTTTCTGGACCTTGGCTGATGATCATATTAGAAACCAGGGCAAGGTTCATGTCTCTTCGAGACAGTACTCTTCTTGAATTCCAGGTTGGAAATTTGTCAGTATAAATGAGCTAATTAATATCTTTTAGACGTTCATTTCTAAAAGAGAAGGATTTTTAGGATGGTGTTTATCTTACATGGATTCTGTGGCAGTGTTTGAGTTGAACGGCATATTAAGCTATCACTTTTGAACCATATGATGTTATAAAAATAGCTTGATCATGATCATGGTCTAATGAATATCATAAATGCTAGAGCATTTGGAATGAATAGCATAAATGCTAGAGAATTTCATTGTGGTAGTCCTATTACTACTTAAGATTCTGGTTTGTGTGAAATTAAATGGAAATTCCACTTTTCATATCTGTTTTCACTACTACTCTCAATTTTTCTAGTCAAATCCTCATACTTCGACAAAATGTCTAATTAGATTTCTCCGAAACCAAATCTGGCTAAATTTAGCTGGTGTAGCTGACAGAGGATGCCGGAGTGTGAGTGGATTAGATATTGCCTGCGTGACACCACGTGGACAGAGAAATGGCTGGAGCATTAAAAACGAATTTAAGAACAGTTATCCATTCACTATACACGTCTGTGGGTAATATTTAATCTGTGTCGCACTCTGGCGTCCTCCGACAGCCACGTCAGCTGCATTTGGCCGGATATCATGTCAAAGGGACTTGACTAGACTTTATGTATGAGTAGAAGGGTTTGATCATGCTGCATTTGGCTGGATATCATGTCGAAGGGATTTGATTAGACATTATGTATGATTATAAGggtttgattagaaaaattgaaatcacaAGGACTTCATTATAAAAGTAGTGAACAGAGATGAAAagtataatttttccaaataaaatcGCGCGTCTCAATAAAGATCAAGATGGAGGGTTCTCTCTAGATGTATGGTGGACATTGAAATACATAAGACACCTAATCTGATGGCATATGCTCAGAAAATTTGGCATTTGAATATGTCTAAAACAATATCCAATGTGCTGCAAGCTTTAAAGATGAAGAGACATATAACACTGATATTGAGTGAATAAGGTGAAGCCCATAACTGTTGACCAGCCCTTGCCAAGGTTGCTACTAATGGGTGGAATCAAGCAGAATCTGGACTCTGGGAAGTGACTTATTTGCAGTTCTTAGCCTTGTCCATGGTTATCTCTGTCATGTTCTAGAAAGAGTCAAGGTTTGGCAACAAGAATGTTAATGGTTGATGCAAGATGTCAAAAGCTGGGTGTTACAGTGTACATGACTTAGTTCCTGTTTTGTTGGACAGGAGGAAGCATCTGATTCATTAAATGACACGTTGTGTTCATTTATAGCAGATCTTCCACTTTGTTGAGTTGTTCCTGTCCTATTGAAACTTATGCCATTGCTTCATGTCCTCAGCCATTATGCCTTCCGTGTTTTGCAGGAGGTATAGTAAATAACTCTTTACGTCCACAAATTCCAGTATGGTGTGATCCTGAATGGAAATCCTTGATGGAGAGTTGTTGGTCCTCGGACCCATCAGAAAGGCCTTCTTTTACAGATATCTCTCAGAAGCTGAGGAGTATGGCTGCCGCAATTAATGTGAAATAATTAGTAATTACGTTTATTTGCCAGTTCTCTTCTTGCCTTCACATCCTGTCTGCATATTTGGAGCTGAAAAGCCACAGGAGTATAGTTATCTCAGCTATGGTCTTCTACTGCTTTTAAAGTACCACCACGATGGTAATGGATTTCTTCTTATATTATCAGTTTCACTGAAGTTATAATGGTTATGCCGATTAAAATTGGTATTTCCTTAAAATGCAACTACACGTGCTTTCGTCTGGGTGTTCTGCTCAGAAAGACTTTGAAGTGGACCAAGCACGCCAGCAATAGCAGCTGAATATGAAAAGTgagtctctctctatctcctcgAATCATTCACTCAACTACATTGAATATGTCAGCTCATTTGATAAGATCTCCTCATTTTCATCACAGGATATTGCTAGTCGGGTGTCTTGTGTGGATTATTGGAAACACGACATTAGATATTCTATACAGAATATGAAGCAGAACCGAATCCTGAATAAAAACGTGTAGATACTCGACGGTGAATATGGCGTTTGGTTCCTTACTACGGAACGCAATTATATGCagttttaacttgtttattctttttatttaatccCACACCCCCGGCCAGCGGCACATGTTACCTATTTCCTACACGAAACTGGTTCTGATATATGTACAAAGCACGTGATTTTTTTGTCTGGGCTGGTCTAGACTTGCTAGTTTGACATGCTCATGAGATAGTTGACGTTTCTGCTGTTTAAGGGGGCACATTTATCTGTTCAATTGACACAGTAGCGCAAGAGGCCtcgcaataattaatgtaattgTGATGACTTGGCGTTTGTCTCGGTCAGTGTGGACTGAAATTGTCGATAAGAATTGAAGTCGGTGAGAATTTTGCAGCTTTCTTTTGACTGTAGTGTCTTAACTATTCCATACATTTCCTTGATtcgctttcattttcttgttaatttttctttcgtgGAACGATTGATAAAGGCAAACAATCTAGGCCTGACCTTTACTTAGCCGAAAGAGGAAAATAATAAAGTAGcctattcattttcatttggatgaaCAATTTGTAGCTTTTTCTCTGTTTCAGTCTTTCTCTTTGCAAGTGAAAAATTTGTCGGAAAGATGAGAGATACACTGTTGGGAAGATTTGCCCTCTCAAATTGAATGCAACTGGACAAATGATTGGAAGAGCGCGCTATTTTCGAGACACTTTGTTCTTTCAATGAAATTCCTCTCGAAAAGTTATGCATAATCCCAATAAATTTCGCCAAAAAAACTTGTCGGAAAGATGAgttccaaaagaggaaaataatgAAGCAGCCCGTTCATTTCCATTTGGATGAACGGTTTGTAGCTTTTTCTCTGTTCCAGTCTTCCTCTTCGCAAATGCAGTGCTGGCTCCTTTTGGGATCTCCACTCTGATAGTCAAAAcgtaagaaaagaaagaaaatataagtCCAAAGGGTCATGCCGTGGCACATGTTACCTATTTCCTACACGAAACTGGTTCTGATATATGTACAAAGCACGTGATTTTTTTGTCTGGGCTGGTCTAGACTTGCTAGTTTGACATACATTTCCAACAGAAAAATCCTAATTCTCGTTCCATATTGTCTCTATGAACATAACCTCTTGAACTCGCTTGTAATTGGCAACGGGAATTGAATATAATCACAAGTCCAAAGGGTCATGCCGTGGTATTATTGAAGAATAGAAACTTTCGCGGAAAATCGACCAGCTCTTTTAATAGGTTGATATTACTCCAGAGTAATACAAGAACAATACTTGATAATAAAAAGGACAGCAAATAAACATCACATAGGCATAGTAATATACCATTGGATCGGTAAATTTGACAAATGATCACTAAGTTTTAGCTGATTTGACGTTCAAGTTGGtgaattttgatttgtttttactTACCAAATCGAGAAAATTAGCTGCGTATCTATTACGTCCATATCAATCAGAAAACTAATTAGATTCGATCAAATTGTATCAATTGTTAAACAATGAATAGATAGCGAATTTGAGCACTCTATCAAAATTTTGATGACCTGAGGGACTGTAACTTCCAATGTGCATTGACACGTCTAGAAAAGTTGACATTAGACGATTTCGAGTACAGTATGAATTGACAGGAGTTCAAAACACATAATCTCTTACCAGTTACCATGTCCCagtaagaataaaaaaaaaacgtttttctttgtttttttgtctaactaaatatttctattaataaaaatctttagCAGTAAAATTTATactcaaaacaaaaacaagaggAGTCGCAGGACGCACATGATGAATAATTAGGACAGCCTCTTTCTTGTCTCCTACTTCATTTTTTGGCCAACTATGTTTTCTTGCTCATTTAACCTTTGgcactttcgaccaaaaaatttttttttttgacacttttaaagTCCCGACAAGTAAAATTTTTCAGCAACCAAACCACAGggttaaatttcaaaaaatgcctTCCTCACTTCTTTCATCCTTTCAGCTTTTCAAGGAGGTCTAATCCAAGACTGGAAAGTCGGTCCCgtattgaaaataaattttcaatcacGGTTATTTCTCAGTTCAAATTCAATCCCGATAGATAGCGTACCGAATTGATTGGGTCATATAGGAACAAGGTTCAAGTCTATAAATATGTTAGGATGCCGCTTAGAAAGAGACCGTGGGTTGGTTAAAAATGGTGGGTTCGATATATCTACCGCCATCCAAAGAAGAGTACGGAGCATTTTGTCAAACACCTGGTTGACTTTTGCTCTTCTGTGCAACGCCCATGAAATCCCCATGGATCTGAGACCCCGAGCTTTGACAGTTCTGATCTAAATGACTGGAAAAAATGGGGGTCGTGGAACAATATCCATGGGAGTGGCATCACCAACTCTCTCTAATACTTTCTCAAGAAAACCTAAGGTCAAACTGGGTGACACCATCAATTCCTCTGCACAAGTATACCTAACACACTGTGGAGATACCACTTGATGGAAGTCAACGTCCGCACGTGCCAAGTCACATCGTGCCAGTTTGCATGCACACACAAGAATACGAACTCCAGAGATGGTGTGCATGTGAGTATTACTAAGCTTAGCAATTGGGAATGAGCAGTTTGCATGCATGGGGATCAACGTATGGGATGACGACCCTCGGGAGCTAGAAATAGACCTCGTGAGGGCCTACCGGCGTCCAGTTAGCGATTTCTcaccaaaattgattagaaagacttaattgacaaaacgcgaaaagatttagaatttaattgaaaaaattaaaaagtttatgattgaattgacaaaaacgcaatagatttatgactttattttttttatgattctccCCTCGGAGACATAGAAAGAG
This genomic interval from Rhodamnia argentea isolate NSW1041297 chromosome 4, ASM2092103v1, whole genome shotgun sequence contains the following:
- the LOC115744540 gene encoding uncharacterized protein LOC115744540 isoform X1, with protein sequence MCNRRVACLSRSLAQSEYAGSQRGNHQAVYSVMDSPSAAPPSDHGSHSSSNDEALRFKFLCSFGGSIMPRPQDGKLRYVGGETRIVCLPREITYEELMNKMKELYEAAAVLKYQQPDEDLDALVSVVNDDDVTNMMEEYDKLGSGEGVSRLRIFLFSNTEQDGLTHYIDGVERDTERRYVDALNNMNDPSDFWRQQQSESAMMRPVDDMHLAEQFFNPISLEGSIHSQRNSDMPVIPFNLHQLTVPHLGSGQYQQPVNQRYGEMDAQWSPVYYSPRHHGRHDPKADFPSSPSSARFAMSFGELPERGIDRMPDDHVRPHAIHQPNYDHQGHVPDNLMWLHAAGGDKAGFQGSILNGANAFDGGSTCEHCRMSVPKNNSHIEQPNMGNCLPLLNNSCLECLPNLENHVLNTSGNLHHGIYQKEQIDPHVPYKDGWILQNQLSPRVEDARAHISGAGRLNDHYLADGSSSNFHVGPTNLTDGRHSPRQYAHQCAGPELSNDIYHDQAVAAHLHIPLPEEYYVRYGNVPPDSMYTVSHGHVPPHGMWRNVQNPVYGAPPYETSGTPQLINGAVSPVFLHTPEESPRLVRAIDNQTISPQSSPNALAFDGNAIPEFSSGHGSILKLNTLQENKRACVEETGHSPRVPLFVSIPESINGNHVTDVMGKDRSNITAEGRETSNEQGQAGSCQERDKVLGSKPVEVTSSPVENGGSIVGLANKDNFSPKEKSETPVNHLRVLPELIDSMKRAALEGEEANTGAKENKGPADEKVIEEGNDNESDLVNTQGELELDSDNDANLKIEPTKAEEEAIARGLQTIRNEDLEEIRVLGSGTYGAVFHGKWKGSDVAIKRIKASCFAGRPSERERLISDFWREALILSSLHHPNVVSFYGIVRDGPDGSLATVTEFMVNGSLKQFLQKKDRTIDRRKRLIIAMDAAFGMEYLHGKNIVHFDLKCENLLVNMRDPQRPICKIGDLGLSKVKQHTLVSGGVRGTLPWMAPELLSGKSNMVTEKIDVYSFGIVMWELLTGEEPYSDMHCASIIGGIVNNSLRPQIPVWCDPEWKSLMESCWSSDPSERPSFTDISQKLRSMAAAINVK